In the Takifugu flavidus isolate HTHZ2018 chromosome 11, ASM371156v2, whole genome shotgun sequence genome, one interval contains:
- the col21a1 gene encoding collagen alpha-1(XXI) chain isoform X1, whose translation MSSIPAVRDPFEGYSAPSSRCTTGTRYCCVMGCKATFLHRALRYLCFLLLHLFCAAQEEDLRSCRTAPCDLVFILDGSWSVEDVNFEIVKRWLVNMTTSFKIGQKFTQVGVVQYSDDPVLEIPLGKFSSNKDLIKAMQSIDFMGGNTNTGTAIKFATDKVFGLSERGSSGISRIAVVLTDGKSQDEVLKAAEAARKKGVIVFAIGVGSETEEAELRAIANKPFSTYVFSVEDYKAISRIIQVIRQKLCEETVCPARIPIDTRDEKGFDLLLYLNLAKKAKLTTGAFYGTKAYAVTSRLDLSEATRTLFPDGLPPSYVFVATLRYKGSVTKEDWDVWRIQTRDGKPQMAVTLNGADRTVMFTTTSEAPSGTQTVTFSHHTSRLFDEKWHQLRLLVTEEDVTLYIDDLVIETLLLKPPVGIFINGKTQVGKYVQKETTVPFEIQKLRIYCDPEQSSRETACEIPGVCSNSPDYTEPTPEPCVCPPGPPGPPGRKGEQGNSGLTGRPGPAGADGKPGVPGIRGSPGLPGSPGAEGPRGPGGYKGEPGRPGVTGEKGMAGELGTPGKPGEKGLEGSKGQMGLTGRPGQRGGKGSPGPPGPPGFPGKPGITGREGKDGIPGRPGLKGDAGAAGIPGVDGRDGHPGMPGIPGSAGLNGQKGDAGLPGAKGIKGSSGPPGHTGLPGATGLQGLVGAKGSKGETGHPGIQGRPGPVGRAGEPGIAGHPGHPGMPGLKGSKGQIGYPGERGQMGVQGQKGDDGRPGEHGSTGPPGLKGEKGSTGEPGQRGQEGQMGGSGQPGLPGPPGPRGLMGDTGLPGTPGPMGRSVREPQLAFEMSDNRIRQICREILHTELPSLLLGNQQSSCSRCQSQSGSAGPPGPAGPQGGRGLPGVVGPRGQPGWPGRPGFIGQKGEPGVGGEKGSPGRSITGDPGPPGPPGPTGPQGYSHPGPPGKPGSPGLNGAEGKRGSQGNPGRPGVCDPSMCHSSMMRQNPYSKGPNY comes from the exons ATGTCATCCATTCCTGCAGTACGGGATCCTTTCGAAGGCTACAGTGCGCCTAGCAGCAG GTGCACAACTGGAACTCGGTACTGCTGCGTAATGGGTTGCAAAGCAACTTTCCTGCACCGTGCGTTAAGATACCTGTGCTTCCTGCTTCTCCATTTGTTTTGTGCAGCTCAAGAAGAAGACTTGAGAA GCTGCAGGACTGCACCGTGTGACCTGGTCTTTATTCTAGACGGCTCCTGGAGCGTTGAAGATGTCAACTTTGAGATAGTGAAGCGATGGCTTGTCAACATGACAACAAGCTTCAAAATCGGACAGAAATTCACCCAGGTTGGAGTTGTCCAGTACAGCGACGATCCCGTCTTGGAGATTCCGTTGGGGAAGTTCTCGTCCAACAAGGACCTCATAAAAGCAATGCAGTCCATTGATTTCATGGGTGGGAACACGAACACGGGGACAGCCATTAAGTTCGCCACGGACAAAGTCTTTGGCTTATCCGAGCGCGGCTCCTCCGGCATCTCTAGAATTGCTGTTGTCCTTACGGACGGGAAGTCCCAAGACGAGGTGTTGAAAGCGGCGGAGGCGGCGAGGAAGAAAGGAGTCATTGTGTTTGCCATCGGTGTGGGGTCGGAGACAGAAGAGGCAGAGCTGAGGGCCATCGCTAACAAGCCATTCTCAACGTATGTCTTCTCTGTGGAGGACTACAAAGCCATTTCCAGGATCATACAGGTGATCCGGCAGAAACTGTGTGAAG AGACTGTCTGTCCTGCAAGAATTCCCATAGACACCCGCGACGAGAAGGGCTTCGATCTTTTGCTATATCTAAACCTGGCTAAAAAAGCTAAACTGACGACAGGAGCGTTTTATGGCACCAAGGCCTACGCCGTGACATCTCGGCTGGACCTGAGCGAAGCTACGCG GACCCTTTTTCCTGATGGGCTCCCCCCGTCATACGTCTTTGTGGCCACGCTGAGGTACAAGGGCTCGGTGACGAAGGAGGACTGGGACGTGTGGAGAATACAGACACGTGACGGGAAACCGCAGATGGCTGTGACCCTAAACGGAGCCGACCGCACCGTCATGTTCACGACGACCAGCGAAGCGCCCAGCGGAACCCAAACTGTGACATTTTCGCACCATACGTCCAGG CTGTTTGATGAGAAATGGCACCAGCTGCGCCTGCTGGTCACTGAAGAGGATGTGACCCTTTACATTGATGACCTGGTGATTGAGACCCTGCTGTTGAAGCCCCCTGTGGGCATCTTCATCAACGGAAAAACTCAAGTCGGAAAATACGTCCAAAAGGAAACCACAGTGCCC TTTGAAATACAGAAACTTCGCATTTACTGTGACCCCGAGCAGAGTAGCCGGGAGACGGCGTGTGAAATACCTGGTGTG TGCTCTAACAGTCCTGATTACACTGAGCCAACTCCAGAACcttgtgtttgtcctcctgGACCCCCTGGACCCCCAGGACGAAAG GGAGAACAGGGAAACTCCGGTCTGACTGGTCGCCCTGggcctgctggtgctgatggtaaGCCT GGTGTCCCTGGTATCAGAGGAAGCCCGGGGCTGCCAGGTAGCCCAGGAGCAgag GGTCCACGTGGGCCCGGTGGGTACAAAGGCGAGCCAGGGAGACCTGGTGTCACG GGTGAAAAGGGAATGGCTGGAGAACTGGGAACACCTGGAAAACCAGGGGAGAAG GGCTTAGAAGGATCCAAAGGACAGATGGGATTAACAGGAAGACCTGGTCAACGGGGTGGAAAAGGAAGCCCGGGACCTCCGGGTCCACCAGGATTTCCTGGTAAACCT GGCATAactgggagagaggggaaagatGGAATACCAGGGAGACCTGGCCTAAAG GGAGACGCTGGTGCCGCTGGGATTCCTGGTGTCGATGGAAGGGACGGACACCCT GGAATGCCTGGAATACCTGGAAGTGCAGGACTGAATGGGCAAAAG GGGGATGCGGGTCTGCCTGGAGCAAAGGGAATTAAGGGCTCATCTGGACCACCT GGTCACACGGGTTTGCCTGGTGCCACCGGTTTACAAGGATTGGTCGGAGCCAAG GGAAGTAAAGGAGAAACAGGACATCCAGGTATTCAAGGAAGACCAGGGCCTGTG GGAAGAGCGGGAGAGCCGGGAATAGCAGGTCACCCGGGGCACCCCGGAATGCCAGGCCTCAAGGGGAGCAAG GGACAAATTGGATATccaggagaaagaggacagaTG GGCGTCCAGGGTCAAAAAGGTGATGACGGTCGACCAGGTGAACAT GGTTCCACTGGGCCGCCGGGGCTGAAAGGAGAG AAAGGGTCAACAGGGGAACCAGGGCAGAGAGGTCAAGAGGGTCAGATGGGAGGTTCTGGACAACCTGGTCTGCCGGGCCCACCAGGGCCTCGAGGGTTGATGGGAGACACAGGTCTGCCTGGCACACCTGGACCTATGGGGAGATCTGTACGGGAACCGCAGCTT GCTTTTGAAATGTCGGACAATCGCATACGTCAAATCTGCAGAGAGATTCTTCACA CGGAGCTGCCTTCGCTGTTGCTCGGcaatcagcagagcagctgtagCAGATGTCAGAGCCAGTCGGGTTctgctggtcctcctggtccagcTGGGCCTCAGGGAGGCAGGGGCCTTCCTGGAGTTGTTGGTCCTCGAGGACAGCCTGGATGGCCCGGACGTCCTGGTTTTATCGGACAGAAAG GAGAACCAGGTGTGGGTGGAGAGAAGGGAAGTCCTGGTCGGAGTATTACTGGAGACCCAGGCCCCCCCGGGCCTCCAG GTCCAACGGGCCCCCAAGGTTACAGtcatccaggtcctccaggtaaGCCAGGATCCCCAGGACTTAATGGGGCTGAAGGCAAACGCGGTAGTCAAGGCAACCCTGGCCGACCTGGGGTGTGCGATCCATCCATGTGCCACAGTAGTATGATGAGGCAGAATCCGTACAGCAAAGGACCAAATTATTGA
- the col21a1 gene encoding collagen alpha-1(XXI) chain isoform X2, whose product MGCKATFLHRALRYLCFLLLHLFCAAQEEDLRSCRTAPCDLVFILDGSWSVEDVNFEIVKRWLVNMTTSFKIGQKFTQVGVVQYSDDPVLEIPLGKFSSNKDLIKAMQSIDFMGGNTNTGTAIKFATDKVFGLSERGSSGISRIAVVLTDGKSQDEVLKAAEAARKKGVIVFAIGVGSETEEAELRAIANKPFSTYVFSVEDYKAISRIIQVIRQKLCEETVCPARIPIDTRDEKGFDLLLYLNLAKKAKLTTGAFYGTKAYAVTSRLDLSEATRTLFPDGLPPSYVFVATLRYKGSVTKEDWDVWRIQTRDGKPQMAVTLNGADRTVMFTTTSEAPSGTQTVTFSHHTSRLFDEKWHQLRLLVTEEDVTLYIDDLVIETLLLKPPVGIFINGKTQVGKYVQKETTVPFEIQKLRIYCDPEQSSRETACEIPGVCSNSPDYTEPTPEPCVCPPGPPGPPGRKGEQGNSGLTGRPGPAGADGKPGVPGIRGSPGLPGSPGAEGPRGPGGYKGEPGRPGVTGEKGMAGELGTPGKPGEKGLEGSKGQMGLTGRPGQRGGKGSPGPPGPPGFPGKPGITGREGKDGIPGRPGLKGDAGAAGIPGVDGRDGHPGMPGIPGSAGLNGQKGDAGLPGAKGIKGSSGPPGHTGLPGATGLQGLVGAKGSKGETGHPGIQGRPGPVGRAGEPGIAGHPGHPGMPGLKGSKGQIGYPGERGQMGVQGQKGDDGRPGEHGSTGPPGLKGEKGSTGEPGQRGQEGQMGGSGQPGLPGPPGPRGLMGDTGLPGTPGPMGRSVREPQLAFEMSDNRIRQICREILHTELPSLLLGNQQSSCSRCQSQSGSAGPPGPAGPQGGRGLPGVVGPRGQPGWPGRPGFIGQKGEPGVGGEKGSPGRSITGDPGPPGPPGPTGPQGYSHPGPPGKPGSPGLNGAEGKRGSQGNPGRPGVCDPSMCHSSMMRQNPYSKGPNY is encoded by the exons ATGGGTTGCAAAGCAACTTTCCTGCACCGTGCGTTAAGATACCTGTGCTTCCTGCTTCTCCATTTGTTTTGTGCAGCTCAAGAAGAAGACTTGAGAA GCTGCAGGACTGCACCGTGTGACCTGGTCTTTATTCTAGACGGCTCCTGGAGCGTTGAAGATGTCAACTTTGAGATAGTGAAGCGATGGCTTGTCAACATGACAACAAGCTTCAAAATCGGACAGAAATTCACCCAGGTTGGAGTTGTCCAGTACAGCGACGATCCCGTCTTGGAGATTCCGTTGGGGAAGTTCTCGTCCAACAAGGACCTCATAAAAGCAATGCAGTCCATTGATTTCATGGGTGGGAACACGAACACGGGGACAGCCATTAAGTTCGCCACGGACAAAGTCTTTGGCTTATCCGAGCGCGGCTCCTCCGGCATCTCTAGAATTGCTGTTGTCCTTACGGACGGGAAGTCCCAAGACGAGGTGTTGAAAGCGGCGGAGGCGGCGAGGAAGAAAGGAGTCATTGTGTTTGCCATCGGTGTGGGGTCGGAGACAGAAGAGGCAGAGCTGAGGGCCATCGCTAACAAGCCATTCTCAACGTATGTCTTCTCTGTGGAGGACTACAAAGCCATTTCCAGGATCATACAGGTGATCCGGCAGAAACTGTGTGAAG AGACTGTCTGTCCTGCAAGAATTCCCATAGACACCCGCGACGAGAAGGGCTTCGATCTTTTGCTATATCTAAACCTGGCTAAAAAAGCTAAACTGACGACAGGAGCGTTTTATGGCACCAAGGCCTACGCCGTGACATCTCGGCTGGACCTGAGCGAAGCTACGCG GACCCTTTTTCCTGATGGGCTCCCCCCGTCATACGTCTTTGTGGCCACGCTGAGGTACAAGGGCTCGGTGACGAAGGAGGACTGGGACGTGTGGAGAATACAGACACGTGACGGGAAACCGCAGATGGCTGTGACCCTAAACGGAGCCGACCGCACCGTCATGTTCACGACGACCAGCGAAGCGCCCAGCGGAACCCAAACTGTGACATTTTCGCACCATACGTCCAGG CTGTTTGATGAGAAATGGCACCAGCTGCGCCTGCTGGTCACTGAAGAGGATGTGACCCTTTACATTGATGACCTGGTGATTGAGACCCTGCTGTTGAAGCCCCCTGTGGGCATCTTCATCAACGGAAAAACTCAAGTCGGAAAATACGTCCAAAAGGAAACCACAGTGCCC TTTGAAATACAGAAACTTCGCATTTACTGTGACCCCGAGCAGAGTAGCCGGGAGACGGCGTGTGAAATACCTGGTGTG TGCTCTAACAGTCCTGATTACACTGAGCCAACTCCAGAACcttgtgtttgtcctcctgGACCCCCTGGACCCCCAGGACGAAAG GGAGAACAGGGAAACTCCGGTCTGACTGGTCGCCCTGggcctgctggtgctgatggtaaGCCT GGTGTCCCTGGTATCAGAGGAAGCCCGGGGCTGCCAGGTAGCCCAGGAGCAgag GGTCCACGTGGGCCCGGTGGGTACAAAGGCGAGCCAGGGAGACCTGGTGTCACG GGTGAAAAGGGAATGGCTGGAGAACTGGGAACACCTGGAAAACCAGGGGAGAAG GGCTTAGAAGGATCCAAAGGACAGATGGGATTAACAGGAAGACCTGGTCAACGGGGTGGAAAAGGAAGCCCGGGACCTCCGGGTCCACCAGGATTTCCTGGTAAACCT GGCATAactgggagagaggggaaagatGGAATACCAGGGAGACCTGGCCTAAAG GGAGACGCTGGTGCCGCTGGGATTCCTGGTGTCGATGGAAGGGACGGACACCCT GGAATGCCTGGAATACCTGGAAGTGCAGGACTGAATGGGCAAAAG GGGGATGCGGGTCTGCCTGGAGCAAAGGGAATTAAGGGCTCATCTGGACCACCT GGTCACACGGGTTTGCCTGGTGCCACCGGTTTACAAGGATTGGTCGGAGCCAAG GGAAGTAAAGGAGAAACAGGACATCCAGGTATTCAAGGAAGACCAGGGCCTGTG GGAAGAGCGGGAGAGCCGGGAATAGCAGGTCACCCGGGGCACCCCGGAATGCCAGGCCTCAAGGGGAGCAAG GGACAAATTGGATATccaggagaaagaggacagaTG GGCGTCCAGGGTCAAAAAGGTGATGACGGTCGACCAGGTGAACAT GGTTCCACTGGGCCGCCGGGGCTGAAAGGAGAG AAAGGGTCAACAGGGGAACCAGGGCAGAGAGGTCAAGAGGGTCAGATGGGAGGTTCTGGACAACCTGGTCTGCCGGGCCCACCAGGGCCTCGAGGGTTGATGGGAGACACAGGTCTGCCTGGCACACCTGGACCTATGGGGAGATCTGTACGGGAACCGCAGCTT GCTTTTGAAATGTCGGACAATCGCATACGTCAAATCTGCAGAGAGATTCTTCACA CGGAGCTGCCTTCGCTGTTGCTCGGcaatcagcagagcagctgtagCAGATGTCAGAGCCAGTCGGGTTctgctggtcctcctggtccagcTGGGCCTCAGGGAGGCAGGGGCCTTCCTGGAGTTGTTGGTCCTCGAGGACAGCCTGGATGGCCCGGACGTCCTGGTTTTATCGGACAGAAAG GAGAACCAGGTGTGGGTGGAGAGAAGGGAAGTCCTGGTCGGAGTATTACTGGAGACCCAGGCCCCCCCGGGCCTCCAG GTCCAACGGGCCCCCAAGGTTACAGtcatccaggtcctccaggtaaGCCAGGATCCCCAGGACTTAATGGGGCTGAAGGCAAACGCGGTAGTCAAGGCAACCCTGGCCGACCTGGGGTGTGCGATCCATCCATGTGCCACAGTAGTATGATGAGGCAGAATCCGTACAGCAAAGGACCAAATTATTGA
- the bmp5 gene encoding bone morphogenetic protein 5 isoform X1: MTPLQRALLGLAWSCLGFLSCARCGLSDNHVHSSFIYRRLRNHERREIQREILSILGLPHRPRPFSPGKQASSAPLFMLDLYNAMALEEDDEEEEGARRKSLGAKAQANSRTSYYSPQHAGYSRVAQPYRAAPLLGHSPALPSAHDTNVLNDADMVMSFVNLVEKDKDFSHQRRHYKEFRFDLTQIPEGEAVTAAEFRIYKERSHSRYDNITLKVSIYQVIKENQNKDAETFLLDSKKIHSSNSGWLVFDTTATSNHWVMNPQQNLGLQLCVETADGRSLSIKSAGLVGRSGPQSKQPFLVAFFKASGVLLRSVRAAGGKKKNHSRNKSTNQQETSRAPKPGGTVAYSPSTDYNTSEQKQACKKHELYVSFRDLGWQDWIIAPEGYAAFYCDGECAFPLNAHMNATNHAIVQTLVHLMFPDNVPKPCCAPTKLNAISVLYFDDSSNVILKKYRNMVVRSCGCH, encoded by the exons ATGACACCTTTGCAGCGCGCTCTTCTCGGACTGGCGTGGAGCTGcttgggttttctgtcctgcgCCCGTTGCGGGTTAAGTGACAACCATGTGCACTCCAGTTTTATTTACAGGCGCCTGCGCAATCACGAACGCAGGGAGATCCAGAGAGAGATCCTCTCCATTCTGGGCTTGCCTCACCGTCCCAGGCCCTTCTCTCCCGGGAAGCAGGCGTCCTCCGCGCCGCTCTTCATGCTGGACCTGTACAACGCCATGGccctggaggaggacgacgaggaagaggagggcgcaCGGCGGAAAAGCCTTGGTGCCAAGGCTCAGGCGAACTCCAGAACCAGTTATTACAGTCCCCAGCACGCTGGGTACTCCCGAGTGGCGCAGCCTTACCGTGCGGCCCCGCTCCTAGGCCACAGTCCCGCACTCCCCTCGGCGCACGACACCAACGTCCTCAACGATGCCGACATGGTTATGAGCTTCGTCAATCTAG TCGAGAAAGACAAAGATTTTTCTCACCAGCGGAGACACTACAAGGAGTTCCGTTTCGATCTGACCCAGATCCCAGAGGGCGAGGCGGTGACGGCCGCCGAGTTCAGGATCTATAAGGAGCGCAGTCATTCCCGCTACGACAATATCACTCTGAAGGTTTCCATATATCAGGTCATaaaggaaaaccaaaacaa AGATGCAGAGACGTTTCTCCTGGACTCCAAAAAGATCCATTCGTCCAACAGCGGCTGGCTAGTGTTCGACACCACGGCCACCAGTAACCACTGGGTGATGAATCCGCAGCAGAAtctgggcctccagctctgcgtGGAGACTGCTGATG GACGAAGCTTGAGCATAAAATCGGCTGGACTGGTCGGCAGGAGCGGGCCCCAGTCCAAACAGCCTTTTCTGGTTGCCTTCTTCAAGGCCAGCGGGGTGTTGCTTCGCTCGGTCAGGGCCGCCGGTGGCAAAAAGAAGAACCACAGTCGCAATAAATCCACCAACCAACAGGAGACGTCGAGGGCTCCAAAACCTGGCGGTACTGTCGCTTATTCACCGTCGACCG ATTACAACACAAGTGAGCAGAAGCAGGCTTGTAAGAAACATGAGCTTTATGTCAGTTTTCGAGACTTGGGCTGGCAG GATTGGATCATCGCGCCCGAAGGTTACGCTGCGTTTTACTGCGATGGCGAATGCGCTTTCCCACTCAACGCTCACATGAACGCCACGAATCACGCCATCGTGCAGACCCTG GTCCACTTAATGTTTCCTGACAACGTGCCAAAGCCGTGCTGCGCCCCCACCAAGCTCAACGCAATATCGGTGCTTTACTTCGACGACAGCTCCAACGTGATCCTCAAGAAATACAGAAATATGGTCGTCAGGTCGTGCGGTTGCCATTAG
- the bmp5 gene encoding bone morphogenetic protein 5 isoform X2 has product MTPLQRALLGLAWSCLGFLSCARCGLSDNHVHSSFIYRRLRNHERREIQREILSILGLPHRPRPFSPGKQASSAPLFMLDLYNAMALEEDDEEEEGARRKSLGAKAQANSRTSYYSPQHAGYSRVAQPYRAAPLLGHSPALPSAHDTNVLNDADMVMSFVNLVEKDKDFSHQRRHYKEFRFDLTQIPEGEAVTAAEFRIYKERSHSRYDNITLKVSIYQVIKENQNKDAETFLLDSKKIHSSNSGWLVFDTTATSNHWVMNPQQNLGLQLCVETADGRSLSIKSAGLVGRSGPQSKQPFLVAFFKASGVLLRSVRAAGGKKKNHSRNKSTNQQETSRAPKPGDYNTSEQKQACKKHELYVSFRDLGWQDWIIAPEGYAAFYCDGECAFPLNAHMNATNHAIVQTLVHLMFPDNVPKPCCAPTKLNAISVLYFDDSSNVILKKYRNMVVRSCGCH; this is encoded by the exons ATGACACCTTTGCAGCGCGCTCTTCTCGGACTGGCGTGGAGCTGcttgggttttctgtcctgcgCCCGTTGCGGGTTAAGTGACAACCATGTGCACTCCAGTTTTATTTACAGGCGCCTGCGCAATCACGAACGCAGGGAGATCCAGAGAGAGATCCTCTCCATTCTGGGCTTGCCTCACCGTCCCAGGCCCTTCTCTCCCGGGAAGCAGGCGTCCTCCGCGCCGCTCTTCATGCTGGACCTGTACAACGCCATGGccctggaggaggacgacgaggaagaggagggcgcaCGGCGGAAAAGCCTTGGTGCCAAGGCTCAGGCGAACTCCAGAACCAGTTATTACAGTCCCCAGCACGCTGGGTACTCCCGAGTGGCGCAGCCTTACCGTGCGGCCCCGCTCCTAGGCCACAGTCCCGCACTCCCCTCGGCGCACGACACCAACGTCCTCAACGATGCCGACATGGTTATGAGCTTCGTCAATCTAG TCGAGAAAGACAAAGATTTTTCTCACCAGCGGAGACACTACAAGGAGTTCCGTTTCGATCTGACCCAGATCCCAGAGGGCGAGGCGGTGACGGCCGCCGAGTTCAGGATCTATAAGGAGCGCAGTCATTCCCGCTACGACAATATCACTCTGAAGGTTTCCATATATCAGGTCATaaaggaaaaccaaaacaa AGATGCAGAGACGTTTCTCCTGGACTCCAAAAAGATCCATTCGTCCAACAGCGGCTGGCTAGTGTTCGACACCACGGCCACCAGTAACCACTGGGTGATGAATCCGCAGCAGAAtctgggcctccagctctgcgtGGAGACTGCTGATG GACGAAGCTTGAGCATAAAATCGGCTGGACTGGTCGGCAGGAGCGGGCCCCAGTCCAAACAGCCTTTTCTGGTTGCCTTCTTCAAGGCCAGCGGGGTGTTGCTTCGCTCGGTCAGGGCCGCCGGTGGCAAAAAGAAGAACCACAGTCGCAATAAATCCACCAACCAACAGGAGACGTCGAGGGCTCCAAAACCTGGCG ATTACAACACAAGTGAGCAGAAGCAGGCTTGTAAGAAACATGAGCTTTATGTCAGTTTTCGAGACTTGGGCTGGCAG GATTGGATCATCGCGCCCGAAGGTTACGCTGCGTTTTACTGCGATGGCGAATGCGCTTTCCCACTCAACGCTCACATGAACGCCACGAATCACGCCATCGTGCAGACCCTG GTCCACTTAATGTTTCCTGACAACGTGCCAAAGCCGTGCTGCGCCCCCACCAAGCTCAACGCAATATCGGTGCTTTACTTCGACGACAGCTCCAACGTGATCCTCAAGAAATACAGAAATATGGTCGTCAGGTCGTGCGGTTGCCATTAG
- the hmgcll1 gene encoding 3-hydroxy-3-methylglutaryl-CoA lyase, cytoplasmic: MGNAPDTIKHCLSSEQLVQDYPWLRRWLLEEKTLSGHEYPKFVKVVEVGPRDGLQNEKEILPTGVKIQLIDMLSGSGLPVIEATSFVSSKWVPQMADHTDVLRGIQRAPHVQYPVLTPNIQGFRDAVAAGASEVAVFGSVSETFSKKNINCTIDESMLRFQDVINAAKEQKIPVRGYISCALGCPYEGHMEPSKVAEVAKRLYGMGCYEISLGDTIGVGTPGSMLKMLQSVMKEVPANALAVHCHDTYGQALPNILTALQMGICVVDSAVAGLGGCPYAQGSSGNVATEDVLYMLNGMGIETGVNLAKVIEAGDFICCALQRKTNSKVAQARGDGL; this comes from the exons ATGGGTAACGCACCCGACACGATCAAGCACTGCCTGAGCTCTGAGCAACTCGTCCAGGACTACCCGTGGCTGAGACGCTGGCTGCTAGAGGAGAAG ACTCTCTCAGGACACGAGTATCCAAAGTTTGTGAAAGTCGTGGAAGTGGGCCCCAGAGACGGACTTCAAAATGAAAAG GAAATACTTCCGACGGGGGTGAAAATCCAGCTGATAGACATGCTTTCCGGATCAGGTCTGCCTGTGATCGAGGCCACCAGTTTTGTCTCTTCAAAGTGGGTACCGCAG atggCGGACCACACAGATGTGCTTCGAGGAATCCAGAGGGCCCCTCATGTCCAGTATCCTGTCTTGACACCTAACATCCAAGGCTTCCGAGACGCC GTGGCAGCGGGTGCCAGTGAGGTGGCGGTGTTTGGGTCGGTGTCGGAAACATTCAGTAAAAAGAATATTAACTGCACTATTGATGAGAGCATGCTCAGGTTCCAGGATGTGATCAACGCAGCCAAAGAGCAGAAGATTCCTGTGCGTGG ATACATTTCTTGCGCCCTGGGATGCCCCTATGAAGGACACATGGAACCTTCCAAAGTTGCTGAG GTAGCAAAGAGATTATATGGAATGGGCTGCTATGAGATCTCCCTGGGGGACACAATTGGAGTTGGAACCCCAGGTTCCATGCTTAAGATGCTGCAGAGTGTGATGAAGGAGGTGCCCGCTAACGCTTTAGCCGTTCACTGCCACGACACTTATGGGCAAGCTCTCCCCAACATCCTGACTGCTCTCCAG ATGGGGATCTGTGTGGTCGATTCCGCGGTAGCTGGCCTGGGAGGTTGCCCGTACGCTCAAGGCTCATCTGGAAACGTTGCAACAGAGGACGTTCTCTACATGCTCAATGGCATGGGCATTGAAACT GGTGTGAATCTGGCCAAAGTTATAGAAGCTGGGGATTTTATTTGCTGCGCTCTACAGCGAAAGACAAATTCCAAGGTTGCCCAGGCCAGAGGCGACGGGCTGTGA